In a single window of the Hippoglossus hippoglossus isolate fHipHip1 chromosome 7, fHipHip1.pri, whole genome shotgun sequence genome:
- the LOC117764753 gene encoding protein lifeguard 2-like: protein MTQGKLLLANKSANGSSSGEATVAPAPPSYEEATAGTSAPCYSDAEMLTEFTWDDRNIRRVFIRKVYAILMIQLLVTFAIVAIFTFCDPVKEYIQSNPGWYWASYAVFFVTYLTLSCCSAPRRQFPWNLILLAIFTLSLSYMTGMLSSFYNTKSVVMCLGITAAVCLVVTVFSFQTKFDVTSYQGVLFVFCMVMFISGMVLALVLPFQYVPWLDSIYAVLGAILFTMFLAFDTQLLMGNKRYTISPEEYVFATLNIYLDIIYIFSFFLQIFGTKQE, encoded by the exons ATGACACAGGGCAAG TTGTTACTTGCGAACAAATCCGCCAATGGCTCCTCCAGTGGAGAGGCCACGGTGGCACCAGCTCCTCCCAGCTACGAGGAAGCCACCGCAG GCACCAGTGCTCCCTGCTACAGTGATGCAGAGATGCTCACAGAGTTCACTTGGGATGATCGCAACATCAGGAGGGTCTTCATCCGAAAG GTGTATGCCATCTTGATGATCCAACTTTTGGTCACTTTTGCTATTGTGGCTATTTTCACATTCTG TGACCCTGTGAAGGAATACATCCAAAGCAACCCTGGGTGGTACTGGGCCTCTTA CGCCGTGTTCTTCGTCACATATCTGACCCtgtcctgctgctctgcaccaAG GAGACAGTTTCCATGGAATCTGATTCTGCTTGCCATCTTT accctctccctctcctacATGACGGGGATGTTGTCCAG TTTctataacaccaagtcagtgGTGATGTGTCTGGgcatcacagcagctgtttgtctcgTGGTCACAGTCTTCAGCTTCCAAACTAAG TTTGATGTGACCTCCTACCAAGGTGTGCTCTTTGTCTTCTGCATGGTCATGTTCATCTCTGGCATGGTGCTGGCACTCGTCCTTCCATTTCAATAC GTACCATGGTTGGATTCCATCTACGCGGTCTTGGGAGCCATACTGTTTACCATG TTTTTGGCGTTCGACACCCAGCTCCTCATGGGAAACAAGAGGTATACCATAAGTCCAGAGGAGTATGTCTTCGCCACTCTCAACATCTACCTGGATATTATTTAtatcttttccttcttcctccaaATCTTTGGAACCAAACAAGAATAA